From the genome of Vitis riparia cultivar Riparia Gloire de Montpellier isolate 1030 chromosome 11, EGFV_Vit.rip_1.0, whole genome shotgun sequence:
TGCTCCACATACTTCCTTTTTTCTGTCCTCCTTTCCTCCTTTTGCAAAGCCTTTTCACCACCATCTATGGGTAAAAATGAAGTATGAGGTGGAAGATACCTGCAAAACAAGTTAACCCAAcctcctttaaaaaaatttgtgtttACATATTCAATTGAGATTCACCCTAGTAACTGATGAAATATTAGTAGGAAGACTCAAATCAGCGCCTTGCAGTGGATTCAACAACTTGCCTGCATCATTCGTAACGTTGCTAAATTAATAATCGACTTTTTCAGATCATATTTAATTAGTGCCTTCAAAATGAATGAAtgtcaaaaaaaagaaaaaagatagagataaaggaaaaaaaacaaaaaacaaaaacaaagtgTGATGAGTAGCAACTCAAAATTAAAAGGACACCATAAATGAGtgaagaaaaatccaaaatttcttCTTAGAAAGAATCAGAAAGAAGGAGAAGCAAGCCATTATAAGATAGTGGTGCCTTTTTCATTACATTACATTTTGAGGTACCAGTCTCAGGGCATTTCAGCCTCTAGAGGTGTCTTTTCCGTGTTCACTAATGCGTGAGTAGGACAATGAGTGTGCCCCCAATCATCCACTTTTTGGCTGggctcaaccaaacatgaaattCATGTATGAAAGGTATCAAAGCATTAtccaaaaggaattgaaacCTTTTGTTAATAATTCATAGAAATAGTTCTAGCAAAAGATAGTGGAACACGTAAGGAGAATTGTGGAACTCACATCATTAGAACAAAGAGCACCAAGACTGCTGGGGATATATCTGAAAGATCAAAGATAGATTCACCAGAATGCCTGGAATTTGCTGTTTGAAACAACATGCCCACGATTTTCTGATATGCATTTAGGCCAGCCAAGTCTTCTGAATTCCACTCCATGAAGCAAAGAAGTAAAAACTGTACTAATATGAACCCGAAAACGGTAATAGCCAGAAGACATGAATACAAACCAGGAAGCAAGTGATCATAGCTTATCTCCCTAGAGTTCTTCAACATGTAGTTGAATTCGACTCGCCTTGTGATCTTCACTAAAACCCAGATCACAAACCGCAAAGATGGTGCAAACAGTGTGTTTCCAAGAAGGATCTGAGGAATAAGAATCAGAAGGAGACCTGAATTCTTCTTGAAAACCACCATATTCTCATTTGTGGGGATGAAACCACAGTTTGAGAAGGTAGAAACCACTGTAAACACTGCAAATGTTAGTATTCGAAGGCCTTTGTTCTTTAATACTTCTCTTGCACTTGGAACAAGGTTAAGATACAAAACTATCAAAGCCGAACCAACTACATGAACCACTAGAAGGTAAAACAAAACCACATAACCCAGACACTTAATAGAATGGTACTTCAAATCCTCGTCACATGAGGCTTCAATTCCTTTTTCTAAGTTGGAACAGGGTTGCTCATTCTGCGCCTGTGGAAGAGTTACCAACCCCAATTCAATTTGATCAAAGGAAATCTTAGAATTCGGAGATTTATAGTCTATGATAGCCAAGTGGGCTTTATTCTCTCTATTTGCCTTTCTGGTGTACTTGGACCTCACAAATTGGAGCCCAAGCATGGAAGTGAAAATCTCTCCACCCACTAGCATCAAAACGGTCATGATAACAAGTTGGGTATTGGAGAAAACCTCCATTTCCACCGCAGACATGCTAGAAACCGTCGATGCAGACACCGATGTAAAGAACACATCAACGTCCGAAGGAATAAACGAGGTAGTTTTCGGCTTCGAAACCTTCAAAGCCATATAGCCCAGCAAAGAGACAGTGATGAAGTAACCAAGCTGATTCCAAAATGGGCTTACCTGGAAGgctaagaaataaaacaaagaagaaaacagaccCCGGAAAGATTGTCGCAAGCAAGACAATTTGGTGGATGAACGATTGAAAACATCCACCGGTTTCCTTGCAAAACAGGGaaatttcttcatctttttcgtAAGAGGAATGGAATGAAATAACGAGGAAGGAGGTGGGGTTTATATAAAGGAACAAATTGGTATCCATGACAATATTGGGGTTTGAACTAGCGTGTTGCACGTCTTTCTTTTCAACTTGGAGCTAAATTCACAGCTGGAATCATTTCATTATTTCCACTTGATTGTTGAGAGTGATACTCATATTAAACCCAAATCCTAcaacccaaatcctacaagtttaaggaggtgtttgttttttttgtttttactgaaagtaatttattttcataatttaagttatttatttctctactttttttatgatttattataaattttttactaaatagaaaaaatcaaaatatgtaaatttttctaaataaaaaaaataacatattgatttttttttactttttaatacttaatagaaataaaatactacaaaaacaaaccacttaatatttaacactattaaacattaaagttctatttagaattacgtaaaaaaacaaacatcacataagttttaagataattaataatttaatatgatatcagAACTTGGTTTAATTGGAGATCTCTGGTTCAATGGTTCGACCCTCTTCTCCACAATTTgcatttccaaattcaattttgtcTCCCCTGTTTGTTTGATGGATATGAGTCCAAATTCAATTATGTTTCTCTCttagatataaatataaattcaattatgtCTCCATCTCTTGAATTTGAATCCAAATTTAATTGTATCTCAATTTCTTAgatatgaatttaaatttaattttgtctcTTCGTGTATTATAGGACTTCTTAATAATTCTATAaccttaaatttttagaaaaaattaatagttcaattaaaaaaatcgaAAGACCAAATATTCTTTTTATGGAGGAAAGAATGAATTATTGTGGTTGCATCTAACCGTATCAGCTTTCTTAATTGGGGTATTGATAATGGGAtttgaatcaattgattgaatTGGAATTCTTTAGTTTTGGATTTAGCTTTATGACTTGCGGAGACTTAAACTCGATTGTCCTTTTAAGCATATTGATTGGTATATAACTTGTACGTCTTTACTTTTATCCTTTCAATCTTAAGTTTTTCTTTGGTAATTTGTTAAGAAAAAGAgagacaaataaaaaatcatccatCACCTTTACAAATAAAGtgaacttaaaaaaatagttcCTACATTTAAATAGTAACTCAAAAAATATCATCCTCatattcatttttctcaaaagaCCCCAATATCACTTTAACAGCTTATTTTGCTTAAAAAGTCCACATGATTGTTTAacaaaagtttttgttttttgtttttttttttaaggtaataAATCAACATTTTTGTCTGAATTTTAGAACAAAATTTCTATACTTTCCCTCACCAATTTAATAAGTCATCTCAACAAGCTAATATAATAGGCATGGAATTCCATGTTGGCGCTAACATGACATGGGCATTTAAAAGTAGAGGAACCCATCctacggtttttttttttctaattgttaatttttcaaatgaatattAATAGTAATTGATCTAACAATTGGACATTTGTTACAACTCTTTCAATGACTTTGATAtattatctaaattttaaatcaaacacGACtcattatatattatatgaaaaaatttagtaatttttaaaaataactcaaaacTTGTTGAGGAAATTTAATAAAGATCTGAAATTCctttacttaattaaaaaaattctaaaaaaaaggtaaactTATTAAGGAAGTTGCAATAAGCATTCAATGATTAGAATAGTACATGTTTCAAtacaagataatatatatatatatatatatatatatatatatatatatatatatatatatatatatataaacaaagcAGTGAACATATGAGCATGCTAGTTATTGTTTTATTGTTCTTTCCCATGATATTCATCTTCCTGTCACATACTAATGAATGTTTCTATTGCATATATATTGCAATCTATGCATGCATACCACTCTTAAATCCTTCCATACATAACTAAAAGTACATTTACATATAATTGGAATTTGGAAGCATTAATAGAAACTTAGAATCTATTTGACTGtatggtttaaaaataaaaaaatgtttttaaaattttctaatattgtttgatcgttctttgaaaagaatttttaaaaataaagtaaaacataaaacaattttaagataataaatcGGAGATGTTTTtgccaaattttaaaaataaaaggaaaatatgagtCTATTTAGCCATGATTTtcgaaacttgtttttaaaaactgtttttaaattaaagaataaaaagaaattttttaaaacatgttttgaaaATCATGACCAAATTGaccattaaatttgaaaaatcaaaatgttgGTTATAGCTTTGGATATGTTATAGATTAAATGAGGTTGGAATAGAGTGTAAATGCTTTATCAAGATGGTGATCACTGGtttgttttctcttattttctattcaaaCAAACAACTAGAAAGCATTAAAAgaaacaagacaaaaaaaattggttgaattATAAGATAGAATTGTGAgcaattaataataaaaacttagggggggaaataaaaaagaaaaaaatttcaagaagcaatatttttttatttaattccaatatctattttatgtttttttatcaaataccaGCATCTATTTTATTGCAAAAACCAAGTTCATCACATCAACACTTCATAAAAGGAATATTGGATTGCTCATCAATGTCAACAACACTATTGAGATCTtgagataaaaaggaaaaaaggttgagattttgtttaaaattttgaaaaaaaaaaaaaaaaaaagactttgaggaaaaaaattgaaattttgtataaaatactTCTTAAgcaatgtttgttttttgttaaatGTGTTGCGATGGTGGAAGCTTTCATGCAAATATCATtaatcaagaacacaaagataaaacaataatgTATACAGTACACGAGGTTTCAatgtggttcggccaaccattcTTATGTCCCCAcacatgaaagaaaattatttcactATACATTAGAAAAAATTGCAGATGACAtaaccaaatacaactattagattaccgaaacatcccatgtttctcCAGTCTTTGCATCCCCACCATACCATGAGCCCTCTCACTCCACCAGATACCTCTATACTCGtacttcctcacatctctatccacctcataTAGTATTTACAAACTCATATCtatctcattattttttccctcatgacctaaaatatttatagagatatttccaataaCTTTACTTATGTTATaaggaaatataatattacaataatatattaacttatgaaatattctatataatattctttataaaaatgaattttttctaattaagaaTTTGGGACCATTCCCAATAAAATGGAAAAGgccataatattttattttttttattcaattaatagtagtttaataataaaattaaaatgaatttgttatcaataaattcaatttagtttatATTCCTTCATATCTACATGTTACTTTTAGTCAAATACAATAAGTATAACATTTTGGTTTTTCCTATTTAGctaaaaataaacatcatctTAGTAaggaatttatataaaaaaaaatattgggattttgttaaaataaaataaaataaaaggaaaaaaatttaagattttgtgTAAACAaggtttgaaaaaaattgaggttttgttttacaattgagaaaaaaacaaatgatcCTATTTTGAACAAGTTAAATTTCGTATTGAGatgattttatgaattttcgGGGAACATAGGCAATTCTGGTAACTTTTGACCAAATATGCAGAAGATTGATCTTAACATTTCCAACTAGTTACGTGTGTCACTTGAGTTGTAGAAATTCATTTTCTCCTTTACAATGCGCCATTGCCATTGACATTGCCATTTGCCCCTACCATTTCCACTACAATGTTGAGTCCCAACTCATACGGTATAAGACTTAAACCCATTTAAAGATTAATTATAAGTTCAAGttatgatttaattaaattcatttttagggtttaaaataaGGTAAATTTTGATCTCCCATTTCTGAAATTTGAGCAGTTATTCGGTGCTCAAAGTCCAATTAAGGGAAAAGATTTGCTTGCGGGGTTTGTaaattaaactcaaatttcaaccaaCCCTATCTCTTTATGCTgttgataaaataattcaaaattctatCCCAAAATTCGAAGAAGTTTTTTCCCAATCACACAAATTGAGGATGTGGACGgcatagttttttattttgcaatttTAAACACTTAAAAAGTAACATTTGAAGTTGAAAGACAATATTTAAGAGTATTTAAATGGACACAATGTTTATCCACGTCatgaaattatagaaaaattgaTACTTTTCATCAAGCcagaaatttttaatattttattgagatcaatcatttaaatttaaaaaatgccttcaaatcaatgaaaatttactattaaattaattgttGTGTTCTATTTAGTGATGGCAATAAAACAGGTTTAGGACGAGGCACACCAATCCCATTCTCATCCTAATTTTATATTTCCTCCTCATCCCTGTCCCAAACTCGGGGTGGGGTATGTTGATGAGTACCCATCctcatttacaaaaaagaaaataaattatttcccACGTCATCTCAACTtggatatttatttttgtttcgaTGGGAGGTTGATTTTTCCAAAACCAATAACATTTCATCAATCTACCAAACCCCCAATGAAACAAATTTACAATGTTTGTGCCATTGATAAACTTTTTCGAAAGAGCAAAAAATACCAAgctagaaaattttgaaagaccaatcttcaaaaagaaaatgttggaaaaaatataaatgtgcACAAAGGTAAGAAGttccaaatccaaaaattcaATTCATATAGCATCcacatgaaaaatgaaaatgaaaaggttTGAGACATGAGACAAATTCACACTTGTAACACCataggaaaaaaattgatttatcaaaacaaaacccaaagtagaaagaaacaaagatttaaaatttccacaaaaatcaaatatctcTCGATAATCCTACTAGATAAAACCTTAAAAGTATGACTAAGgttgaaatcaaaatcaaaacttaaaCCTTCAAAAGATGAGAGGGCTTGAAATAGAGGCCTTGAAGGCTTTAACTCTTATATGATAAATATTGAAGTTTTTGTTATCACAATGGAGTTGATCGTCACCATGGTTCCACTTCCATTCGAAGAAGAGAAAAGGGTTTCTCTATGaacatttcttaattttattgttcttcTTAAATTCATACTTGAAGATGGATTTATGAAGCTTGAAATAGAAAAGGGCAATATGCAGAGATAGAGATAGTGATCTAGCACAAATGTGAAAAATTAACCATTTTGTAATGAGAAATTATTTAGcattttataatacttgaatgaAAGATAAATTTGTAACTTAGCAGGGCAAGTTGATACAAACaatttggattttgaaattttttccaaCCTATCACTTCCCCAATCACCACCTTTTCATACCTGTCCAAATAAGGATGAGATAAGTTACTCGAATAACCCGTAAAACTACCAtccctattattattttattgataaaaaattctaaaatattgatAGGTcttacattaaaatttttaatatcgATCTTTGTTGTTTATGTAAAagattaaatttcaattaaatctTTTGAGATTTGAGCTAATATATTTAGCtattataagtttgaaattttataaatttttattttattttaaatcaaatgaaaGGGGATCGAAATGCTAAATAAGAAAGAGATatgagatatttgataaaattttaaatttattcataattaagtatatttaattcaacctcttgaatgaaattaatacacttataaaaatctaaataattgaataaaattttttaaattgatataaaaaataaagttcaaCAGGAGAACATACACAGAAATAAGTCTAGTTTCAAAAACATTTGTTTATTAATCACAATCACCACTTTTTTGTTTAGAAATACATTAAAGTACGTACGCCTTTCCCCTTTTAAaatgggagaattatgttttgggcccaactggacccaaaaattaacatttggtccatatatcatgcatatttaagcccaagacccaaacaaagtatgaaaattaagatgaaggatattgtccttcattaatccctaaaatacccttaacccttaCCTATGcacaagtgagtgtgaatttcaattttttttgtgtttttttttcttttcctttttctattctctattaagtattactcatttctaactttttttttcaaatctatatttctattttatgtcaaataaaaagtaataatgtttttttgttttttatttttaaagatattgaatctgtttgctcttattataagtaatataaaaattttgagatttttcatccaaatatttttttatcttttcgtatttattttttagttttattttttattttttattttttattttaaatttatattacccttttatttatatttttctcttatttttaattatttttttatattttctacattaaccatatttaaaaaataaaattaaaattgactatcacttcactctattatatatatatatatatatatatatatatatatatatatatatatattgaatctttttgctcttattataaacaatgataaaaattttgggatttttcatccaaatatttttttatctttttgtatttattttttagtttaatttttaattttttattttaaatttatattaccatttcatttatatttttaattattttttatattttctacattaaccatatttaaaaaaaattgactatcacttcactctattatatatatatatatatatatatatccttttagctttttaatttttaatatttttattttaaaatttttaaaagataaatttattgaaaaaaataactaagatatgaagttctaatattatattaataatttttcttatctagatggactaatgcaaagtattttgattcacaacaagaaaattgtcagtacaattttttagtaaaactttagaaattaaatttcaaataaaatatattatataaaattttatctaaaaattgttgaaagtggtatttatttatttttattgactttcaaacttatctaattttttacttgaaaggtaatagaacatgtttacaaaaaaaattagtttttcattttttaaataaatgagtataaatatattaaaaaaattaaagataatcttagtaaaaaatttgataaatatgattataattttaaatatagattcatttggatggaatttcaccaaaaaagaaaaaatagtggaaagaaagaacattgctaaaactacaaaaacaaaatatgcaattacaaaaatttgatgatgaaatttaaaaataaagttcgAAACAATTattgagtgagagaatttgagtgaggaaaaaatatttgagtggaaaaaaatgggaaagtttttcaaaatcacttgaaatctttaacaaaaaatagtcttgtacacccttgtacaattagtaaatttgtcttgtacagttagtataatacccttgtacaataactcaaatttcatacatcatctcatgaatatctgacaataggtcggttaaccatgtttgtattggtttgatttaaaaaaaaaaaaattgttatataattttgttttacaattatCATAAGTGAGGTACCTATTAAAATAaccatatacaagttagataaagtgcatAAGATGAATGTATGCTTAACCAATGTATGTAAGGAATGTCATTTATCCTCGATTAagggaaataaacaaacaagttttttagaatcacttaaaatccttcacaaataatagtcttgtacacccttgtacagttagtatatttgtcatgtacacttagtgtaaataccttgtataGTGACTTAAATAaaacgttattttattttattttcaatgcaaaatgtaattaaaaataagataaagaaattacttaaaaactattatttaagccaaatttatttatttatttccttttatttttggaaataaagaaaaaagaataaaaaaaattattta
Proteins encoded in this window:
- the LOC117924920 gene encoding LOW QUALITY PROTEIN: sodium transporter HKT1-like (The sequence of the model RefSeq protein was modified relative to this genomic sequence to represent the inferred CDS: inserted 1 base in 1 codon), whose product is MKKFPCFARKPVDVFNRSSTKLSCLRQSFRGLFSSLFYFLAFQVSPFWNQLGYFITVSLLGYMALKVSKPKTTSFIPSDVDVFFTSVSASTVSSMSAVEMEVFSNTQLVIMTVLMLVGGEIFTSMLGLQFVRSKYTRKANRENKAHLAIIDYKSPNSKISFDQIELGLVTLPQAQNEQPCSNLEKGIEASCDEDLKYHSIKCLGYVVLFYLLVVHVVGSALIVLYLNLVPSAREVLKNKGLRILTFAVFTVVSTFSNCGFIPTNENMVVFKKNSGLLLILIPQILLGNTLFAPSLRFVIWVLVKITRRVEFNYMLKNSREISYDHLLPGLYSCLLAITVFGFILVQFLLLCFMEWNSEDLAGLNAYQKIVGMLFQTANSRHSGESIFDLSDISPAVLVLFVLMMYLPPHTSFLPIDGGEKALQKEERRTEKRKYVEHLLLSQLSYLVIFVILVCIIEREKMXKDPLNFSVLNITIEIVSAYGNVGFSAGYHCNLQLKHEPHCKDLGYGFVGRWSNSGKFVLMFVMFFGRLKKFSMHGGRAWKLD